A genomic window from Dehalococcoidia bacterium includes:
- a CDS encoding PepSY domain-containing protein produces the protein MIRKGALALTAALTVLVVGTVAGIAWGMRQERREEERGSPGSVASANLVTPVSSTIVAPHEAVKAALAYTRGGQADDVRLVLGSSGFVYEVQIGQGVIVVDAATGRVLGMRADSAGGGSGDVASVAQRGFQPSATNGGGGGSGDVASVAQPGSQASAISAEEAQRIALSATGDSYVRKVELERKYGLPVYEVKTERHEVYVDATTGQVLGIKSEDDD, from the coding sequence ATGATCCGCAAGGGTGCCCTAGCCCTAACCGCTGCCCTGACGGTGCTCGTGGTGGGTACGGTGGCGGGCATCGCCTGGGGGATGAGGCAGGAAAGGCGCGAGGAGGAGAGGGGCTCACCCGGCAGCGTCGCCTCTGCGAATCTCGTGACGCCCGTGTCGTCCACCATCGTCGCTCCCCATGAGGCGGTGAAGGCTGCTCTGGCCTATACCCGTGGCGGCCAGGCCGATGATGTGCGTCTGGTGCTCGGTAGCTCGGGGTTCGTCTATGAGGTGCAAATAGGGCAGGGGGTGATAGTGGTGGACGCCGCTACCGGCCGGGTCCTGGGGATGAGGGCGGACTCGGCCGGGGGCGGGAGCGGCGACGTGGCCAGTGTTGCCCAGAGGGGGTTCCAGCCCTCCGCGACAAACGGTGGGGGAGGCGGGAGCGGCGACGTGGCCAGCGTTGCCCAGCCCGGTTCCCAGGCCTCCGCGATAAGCGCTGAGGAGGCGCAGCGCATTGCCCTCTCTGCCACTGGTGACAGCTATGTGCGTAAGGTGGAGCTGGAGCGGAAGTACGGTCTTCCAGTGTATGAGGTGAAGACGGAGCGCCACGAGGTGTATGTGGACGCCACCACGGGCCAAGTGCTGGGCATAAAGAGCGAGGACGATGATTAA
- a CDS encoding FAD:protein FMN transferase, with protein MMETCGQGALELTRWGPALGVRFWAMGCQMSAWLASPVEKEGERALQVVVDFMRRVEARLSRFLPESELSRLNTHGYISASPLLWAVLRQAIRAARATGGLFDPTVLPALEAAGYHRPFALLEPDDVPPRRPFSICWRCVRLHPLGREVRLGHGVRVDLGGIAKGWAADQAARFLSRWGPCLVDAGGDIAVRGAPPGWPGWPVGIADPGEDEVDMAVLCLKGGGVATSGVDYRRWRRKGRDFHHIIHPRTGMPARTDLLSVTVWAPSTLWAEVMAKVALILGGRRGWRWLRARRLPALLVWRDGRARLSPEMYPLLWRERWL; from the coding sequence ATGATGGAGACGTGTGGACAGGGTGCGCTGGAGCTCACCAGATGGGGCCCGGCGCTGGGCGTGCGCTTCTGGGCTATGGGCTGCCAGATGAGCGCCTGGCTAGCCTCCCCCGTAGAGAAGGAGGGAGAGAGGGCCCTACAGGTGGTGGTGGACTTTATGAGAAGGGTGGAGGCAAGGCTTAGCCGCTTCCTCCCTGAGAGCGAGCTATCACGCCTCAACACCCACGGCTACATCTCGGCCAGCCCCCTCCTATGGGCTGTGCTGCGGCAGGCGATACGGGCAGCAAGGGCCACCGGCGGCCTGTTCGACCCCACTGTCCTACCTGCTCTGGAGGCCGCCGGGTACCATCGTCCTTTCGCCTTATTAGAGCCCGATGACGTCCCCCCTCGGCGTCCCTTCTCCATCTGCTGGCGATGCGTACGCCTCCATCCATTGGGGCGGGAGGTGAGGCTGGGCCATGGGGTCCGTGTCGACCTGGGGGGCATCGCCAAGGGGTGGGCAGCAGACCAGGCGGCCCGCTTCCTTTCCCGCTGGGGGCCCTGCTTGGTAGACGCTGGGGGCGATATAGCCGTGCGGGGGGCGCCGCCAGGGTGGCCAGGGTGGCCCGTGGGCATCGCCGATCCTGGCGAAGATGAGGTGGATATGGCTGTCCTTTGCCTGAAGGGAGGGGGAGTGGCCACCTCGGGCGTGGACTACAGGCGTTGGCGGCGAAAGGGCCGCGATTTCCACCACATCATCCATCCCCGGACGGGGATGCCGGCCCGCACCGATCTGCTAAGCGTGACGGTGTGGGCTCCTTCCACCCTGTGGGCTGAAGTGATGGCCAAGGTGGCCCTTATCCTAGGGGGGCGCCGTGGGTGGCGTTGGTTGCGTGCCCGGCGGCTGCCTGCCCTCTTGGTTTGGCGCGATGGGCGGGCCCGCCTCAGCCCGGAGATGTACCCCCTTCTCTGGCGGGAGAGGTGGCTATGA
- a CDS encoding VTT domain-containing protein, producing MGSEISETGEGVTAKAALKGSWGWLARLPTPLVLVGGVVLILLVGTGIGLVPILLGVSEEDLEALGYPGVFLANFLATATLFVPVPGLTAAGQALLVALARTLNPALVALVGGLGMALAELTAYAAGRGLRELSSQRPMPMRGRLGRALSRAAALIDRLMLHYGMPTLFVLSAVPNPLFEFAGITAGAVRMPLWRFLCSVSAGKLLRAFLLAYVGQRFLDLF from the coding sequence ATGGGCTCAGAGATTAGCGAGACAGGGGAAGGGGTGACGGCCAAGGCCGCTCTCAAGGGGTCCTGGGGATGGCTCGCCCGCCTCCCCACCCCCCTGGTGTTGGTAGGGGGGGTCGTCCTCATCCTCCTGGTGGGGACGGGTATTGGCTTGGTGCCCATCCTGCTGGGGGTGAGCGAGGAGGACCTGGAGGCGTTAGGCTACCCAGGGGTGTTTTTGGCCAACTTCCTGGCCACGGCCACCCTCTTCGTGCCGGTGCCGGGGCTAACGGCCGCTGGGCAGGCCCTCCTGGTGGCCCTGGCCCGTACCCTCAACCCTGCCTTGGTGGCCCTGGTGGGAGGGCTGGGGATGGCCTTGGCGGAGCTGACGGCCTACGCCGCCGGCCGGGGCCTGCGGGAACTGAGCTCGCAACGCCCCATGCCCATGCGGGGTAGGCTGGGGCGGGCCCTCTCCCGCGCCGCTGCCCTCATAGACAGGCTCATGCTCCATTACGGGATGCCCACTCTGTTCGTCCTCTCGGCGGTGCCCAATCCCCTGTTCGAGTTCGCGGGCATCACGGCAGGGGCGGTGCGCATGCCCCTGTGGCGGTTCCTTTGTTCGGTGAGCGCAGGGAAGCTTCTGCGTGCCTTCCTGCTGGCCTACGTAGGCCAACGCTTCCTCGACCTCTTCTGA